In a genomic window of Bemisia tabaci chromosome 1, PGI_BMITA_v3:
- the LOC140224037 gene encoding uncharacterized protein isoform X1 yields the protein MLYRSCCGCKEDLFYPLVQPQKTVFFNTMMASSDEDIDEYFTSCWRKWNERKRKHVTRRQPATNDVAAERSRLFAPYENRSTNMRMSTNSISTDDIPVQSKKRFGPFSSKSRKTLSSNRSNTIASGENPLDLPIKQVILLRRSNKVSPPELGNMHHYYDALLVEDSMVVSKKDTASQIKFRLSLKFPKHLLNKEFDILKKEGRKLVAPKTSDLNGAAVAIIFHNKKMFLRPAKNLDLPPDLEWNSEDEDIGSKALYASSSKKYQGKSSTYVPKTIIDDAEEFAFDTSEPRFIQIGPNKRLTSFPTKLSDYNVDLDDDSNDSCCTQRWIPSPTEDKNDIFQEKYEKPDLSFLISVQVSKVSGDSQESIYVYRDNIWASTVLGLGNPNFSPLKKLYIVFMDEYGREDGIDAGALKQEFFSLNLEAVRKSDMFFGPEFERDLNHSKDHCENNHYYMMGVLIALSFSYNGSQPQFFSTHLFNDIISGTYQRKLIPGNLRSFEIQAEVEAIKKMESSLVIKDYIAKSSVLNENSEINWVQKFTSKEAFIQDIMEYYINKIMQEPFHQLIEGLKTLDLLDSLRENPDVWKSCFVKPVIPLTADHFRTFIDVEWSEDPTIKKDQVPNMTFFFYFINELEHAINGYSISDLLMFATGYQTEPAGGLIKKIKVKFLPNDGSRRYPEATACSFELYLPTWPKTLNDFKEYFYTAFKAKGFTKEAF from the exons ATGCTGTATCGAAGCTGCTGTGGTTGCAAAGAAGACCTCTTCTACCCTTTGGTCCAACCACAGaaaacggtatttttcaataccatg aTGGCCTCTTCTGATGAAGATATTGATGAATACTTCACTTCATGTTGGAGAAAGtggaatgaaagaaaaaggaaacacgTGACAAGGAGACAGCCCGCCACCAATGATGTTGCGGCCGAAAGAAGTAGATTGTTTGCACCCTACGAAAATCGCAGTACCAACATGCGTATGTCCACAAATTCGATAAGTACAGATGATATACCAGTCCAAAGTAAGAAACGCTTTGGTCCCTTTAGTAGCAAATCCCGGAAGACTCTTTCATCAAATCGATCGAATACAATTGCCTCTGGGGAAAATCCTCTCGACCTTCCCATTAAGCAGGTTATCCTGCTACGGCGATCAAACAAAGTTTCCCCACCCGAACTGGGCAACATGCACCACTATTACGATGCTTTACTCGTAGAAGATTCTATGGTGGTAAGCAAAAAAGATACTGCTTCTCAAATAAAGTTTCGACTAtcactaaaatttccaaaacatcTTCTCAATAAAGAATTTGACATCCttaagaaagaaggaagaaagtTAGTGGCTCCAAAAACCTCCGATTTAAATGGTGCAGCTGTAGCCataatttttcataataaaaaaatgttcctgCGACCAGCAAAGAATTTAGACCTACCTCCAGATTTGGAATGGAACTCGGAAGATGAAGATATCGGGTCAAAGGCGTTATATGCTTCTTCATCcaaaaaatatcagggaaaaagtTCAACTTATGTTCCGAAAACAATTATTGATGATGCAGAAGAATTTGCTTTTGACACCAGCGAACCTCGATTTATCCAAATTGGTCCAAATAAAAGGCTCACATCCTTCCCTACAAAGCTCAGCGATTATAACGTCGACCTTGATGACGATTCCAATGACTCATGCTGCACCCAGCGCTGGATTCCATCACCAACAGAAGATAAAAATgatattttccaagaaaaatatgaaaagccTGATTTATCATTCCTCATATCCGTTCAAGTGTCGAAAGTGAGCGGAGACTCTCAAGAATCTATCTATGTTTATAGAGACAATATATGGGCATCAACTGTCCTAGGTCTAGGGAATCCCAATTTCTCTCCGCTTAAAAAACTTTACATTGTCTTTATGGATGAGTATGGGAGGGAAGATGGCATTGACGCTGGTGCACTGAAGCAAGAGTTCTTCTCCCTGAATCTTGAAGCTGTAAGGAAATCAGATATGTTTTTTGGCCCTGAATTTGAAAGAGATCTAAATCATAGCAAAGATCACTGTGAGAATAATCATTACTACATGATGGGGGTGCTCATTGCCCTCTCATTTTCTTATAATGGGTCACAACCGCAATTTTTCTCCACCCACCTCTTCAATGATATCATCTCTGGAACGTACCAAAGGAAACTTATTCCTGGAAACTTACGCAGCTTTGAAATTCAAGCAGAGGTAGAAGCCATAAAGAAGATGGAATCATCCTTGGTCATCAAAGACTATATTGCAAAATCCAGTGTCCTGAATGAAAATTCCGAAATCAATTGGGTGCAGAAATTTACCTCCAAAGAAGCATTTATTCAAG ATATAATGGAGTACTATATTAATAAGATCATGCAAGAACCCTTTCATCAACTTATTGAGGGATTAAAAACCCTCGATTTATTGGATTCTCTGAGGGAAAACCCCGATGTCTGGAAATCCTGTTTTGTTAAGCCAGTGATACCTCTAACAGCTGATCACTTTCGCACTTTCATAGACGTCGAATGGAGCGAAGATCCGACCATTAAAAAAGATCAAGTACCAAATATGAcctttttcttctacttcatTAATGAGCTTGAAC atGCGATAAATGGGTACAGCATCTCTGACCTACTCATGTTTGCTACTGGGTACCAAACGGAACCCGCGGGCGGtctcatcaaaaaaatcaaggTAAAATTTTTGCCCAACGATGGTTCAAGGAGATACCCAGAAGCCACCGCGTGCTCTTTTGAACTCTATTTACCCACTTGGCCGAAGACATTGAACgattttaaggaatatttttatacAGCCTTCAAAGCTAAGGGCTTTACAAAGGAAGCGTTTTAA
- the LOC140224037 gene encoding uncharacterized protein isoform X2 gives MLYRSCCGCKEDLFYPLVQPQKTMASSDEDIDEYFTSCWRKWNERKRKHVTRRQPATNDVAAERSRLFAPYENRSTNMRMSTNSISTDDIPVQSKKRFGPFSSKSRKTLSSNRSNTIASGENPLDLPIKQVILLRRSNKVSPPELGNMHHYYDALLVEDSMVVSKKDTASQIKFRLSLKFPKHLLNKEFDILKKEGRKLVAPKTSDLNGAAVAIIFHNKKMFLRPAKNLDLPPDLEWNSEDEDIGSKALYASSSKKYQGKSSTYVPKTIIDDAEEFAFDTSEPRFIQIGPNKRLTSFPTKLSDYNVDLDDDSNDSCCTQRWIPSPTEDKNDIFQEKYEKPDLSFLISVQVSKVSGDSQESIYVYRDNIWASTVLGLGNPNFSPLKKLYIVFMDEYGREDGIDAGALKQEFFSLNLEAVRKSDMFFGPEFERDLNHSKDHCENNHYYMMGVLIALSFSYNGSQPQFFSTHLFNDIISGTYQRKLIPGNLRSFEIQAEVEAIKKMESSLVIKDYIAKSSVLNENSEINWVQKFTSKEAFIQDIMEYYINKIMQEPFHQLIEGLKTLDLLDSLRENPDVWKSCFVKPVIPLTADHFRTFIDVEWSEDPTIKKDQVPNMTFFFYFINELEHAINGYSISDLLMFATGYQTEPAGGLIKKIKVKFLPNDGSRRYPEATACSFELYLPTWPKTLNDFKEYFYTAFKAKGFTKEAF, from the exons ATGCTGTATCGAAGCTGCTGTGGTTGCAAAGAAGACCTCTTCTACCCTTTGGTCCAACCACAGaaaacg aTGGCCTCTTCTGATGAAGATATTGATGAATACTTCACTTCATGTTGGAGAAAGtggaatgaaagaaaaaggaaacacgTGACAAGGAGACAGCCCGCCACCAATGATGTTGCGGCCGAAAGAAGTAGATTGTTTGCACCCTACGAAAATCGCAGTACCAACATGCGTATGTCCACAAATTCGATAAGTACAGATGATATACCAGTCCAAAGTAAGAAACGCTTTGGTCCCTTTAGTAGCAAATCCCGGAAGACTCTTTCATCAAATCGATCGAATACAATTGCCTCTGGGGAAAATCCTCTCGACCTTCCCATTAAGCAGGTTATCCTGCTACGGCGATCAAACAAAGTTTCCCCACCCGAACTGGGCAACATGCACCACTATTACGATGCTTTACTCGTAGAAGATTCTATGGTGGTAAGCAAAAAAGATACTGCTTCTCAAATAAAGTTTCGACTAtcactaaaatttccaaaacatcTTCTCAATAAAGAATTTGACATCCttaagaaagaaggaagaaagtTAGTGGCTCCAAAAACCTCCGATTTAAATGGTGCAGCTGTAGCCataatttttcataataaaaaaatgttcctgCGACCAGCAAAGAATTTAGACCTACCTCCAGATTTGGAATGGAACTCGGAAGATGAAGATATCGGGTCAAAGGCGTTATATGCTTCTTCATCcaaaaaatatcagggaaaaagtTCAACTTATGTTCCGAAAACAATTATTGATGATGCAGAAGAATTTGCTTTTGACACCAGCGAACCTCGATTTATCCAAATTGGTCCAAATAAAAGGCTCACATCCTTCCCTACAAAGCTCAGCGATTATAACGTCGACCTTGATGACGATTCCAATGACTCATGCTGCACCCAGCGCTGGATTCCATCACCAACAGAAGATAAAAATgatattttccaagaaaaatatgaaaagccTGATTTATCATTCCTCATATCCGTTCAAGTGTCGAAAGTGAGCGGAGACTCTCAAGAATCTATCTATGTTTATAGAGACAATATATGGGCATCAACTGTCCTAGGTCTAGGGAATCCCAATTTCTCTCCGCTTAAAAAACTTTACATTGTCTTTATGGATGAGTATGGGAGGGAAGATGGCATTGACGCTGGTGCACTGAAGCAAGAGTTCTTCTCCCTGAATCTTGAAGCTGTAAGGAAATCAGATATGTTTTTTGGCCCTGAATTTGAAAGAGATCTAAATCATAGCAAAGATCACTGTGAGAATAATCATTACTACATGATGGGGGTGCTCATTGCCCTCTCATTTTCTTATAATGGGTCACAACCGCAATTTTTCTCCACCCACCTCTTCAATGATATCATCTCTGGAACGTACCAAAGGAAACTTATTCCTGGAAACTTACGCAGCTTTGAAATTCAAGCAGAGGTAGAAGCCATAAAGAAGATGGAATCATCCTTGGTCATCAAAGACTATATTGCAAAATCCAGTGTCCTGAATGAAAATTCCGAAATCAATTGGGTGCAGAAATTTACCTCCAAAGAAGCATTTATTCAAG ATATAATGGAGTACTATATTAATAAGATCATGCAAGAACCCTTTCATCAACTTATTGAGGGATTAAAAACCCTCGATTTATTGGATTCTCTGAGGGAAAACCCCGATGTCTGGAAATCCTGTTTTGTTAAGCCAGTGATACCTCTAACAGCTGATCACTTTCGCACTTTCATAGACGTCGAATGGAGCGAAGATCCGACCATTAAAAAAGATCAAGTACCAAATATGAcctttttcttctacttcatTAATGAGCTTGAAC atGCGATAAATGGGTACAGCATCTCTGACCTACTCATGTTTGCTACTGGGTACCAAACGGAACCCGCGGGCGGtctcatcaaaaaaatcaaggTAAAATTTTTGCCCAACGATGGTTCAAGGAGATACCCAGAAGCCACCGCGTGCTCTTTTGAACTCTATTTACCCACTTGGCCGAAGACATTGAACgattttaaggaatatttttatacAGCCTTCAAAGCTAAGGGCTTTACAAAGGAAGCGTTTTAA
- the LOC140224037 gene encoding G2/M phase-specific E3 ubiquitin-protein ligase-like isoform X3, translated as MASSDEDIDEYFTSCWRKWNERKRKHVTRRQPATNDVAAERSRLFAPYENRSTNMRMSTNSISTDDIPVQSKKRFGPFSSKSRKTLSSNRSNTIASGENPLDLPIKQVILLRRSNKVSPPELGNMHHYYDALLVEDSMVVSKKDTASQIKFRLSLKFPKHLLNKEFDILKKEGRKLVAPKTSDLNGAAVAIIFHNKKMFLRPAKNLDLPPDLEWNSEDEDIGSKALYASSSKKYQGKSSTYVPKTIIDDAEEFAFDTSEPRFIQIGPNKRLTSFPTKLSDYNVDLDDDSNDSCCTQRWIPSPTEDKNDIFQEKYEKPDLSFLISVQVSKVSGDSQESIYVYRDNIWASTVLGLGNPNFSPLKKLYIVFMDEYGREDGIDAGALKQEFFSLNLEAVRKSDMFFGPEFERDLNHSKDHCENNHYYMMGVLIALSFSYNGSQPQFFSTHLFNDIISGTYQRKLIPGNLRSFEIQAEVEAIKKMESSLVIKDYIAKSSVLNENSEINWVQKFTSKEAFIQDIMEYYINKIMQEPFHQLIEGLKTLDLLDSLRENPDVWKSCFVKPVIPLTADHFRTFIDVEWSEDPTIKKDQVPNMTFFFYFINELEHAINGYSISDLLMFATGYQTEPAGGLIKKIKVKFLPNDGSRRYPEATACSFELYLPTWPKTLNDFKEYFYTAFKAKGFTKEAF; from the exons aTGGCCTCTTCTGATGAAGATATTGATGAATACTTCACTTCATGTTGGAGAAAGtggaatgaaagaaaaaggaaacacgTGACAAGGAGACAGCCCGCCACCAATGATGTTGCGGCCGAAAGAAGTAGATTGTTTGCACCCTACGAAAATCGCAGTACCAACATGCGTATGTCCACAAATTCGATAAGTACAGATGATATACCAGTCCAAAGTAAGAAACGCTTTGGTCCCTTTAGTAGCAAATCCCGGAAGACTCTTTCATCAAATCGATCGAATACAATTGCCTCTGGGGAAAATCCTCTCGACCTTCCCATTAAGCAGGTTATCCTGCTACGGCGATCAAACAAAGTTTCCCCACCCGAACTGGGCAACATGCACCACTATTACGATGCTTTACTCGTAGAAGATTCTATGGTGGTAAGCAAAAAAGATACTGCTTCTCAAATAAAGTTTCGACTAtcactaaaatttccaaaacatcTTCTCAATAAAGAATTTGACATCCttaagaaagaaggaagaaagtTAGTGGCTCCAAAAACCTCCGATTTAAATGGTGCAGCTGTAGCCataatttttcataataaaaaaatgttcctgCGACCAGCAAAGAATTTAGACCTACCTCCAGATTTGGAATGGAACTCGGAAGATGAAGATATCGGGTCAAAGGCGTTATATGCTTCTTCATCcaaaaaatatcagggaaaaagtTCAACTTATGTTCCGAAAACAATTATTGATGATGCAGAAGAATTTGCTTTTGACACCAGCGAACCTCGATTTATCCAAATTGGTCCAAATAAAAGGCTCACATCCTTCCCTACAAAGCTCAGCGATTATAACGTCGACCTTGATGACGATTCCAATGACTCATGCTGCACCCAGCGCTGGATTCCATCACCAACAGAAGATAAAAATgatattttccaagaaaaatatgaaaagccTGATTTATCATTCCTCATATCCGTTCAAGTGTCGAAAGTGAGCGGAGACTCTCAAGAATCTATCTATGTTTATAGAGACAATATATGGGCATCAACTGTCCTAGGTCTAGGGAATCCCAATTTCTCTCCGCTTAAAAAACTTTACATTGTCTTTATGGATGAGTATGGGAGGGAAGATGGCATTGACGCTGGTGCACTGAAGCAAGAGTTCTTCTCCCTGAATCTTGAAGCTGTAAGGAAATCAGATATGTTTTTTGGCCCTGAATTTGAAAGAGATCTAAATCATAGCAAAGATCACTGTGAGAATAATCATTACTACATGATGGGGGTGCTCATTGCCCTCTCATTTTCTTATAATGGGTCACAACCGCAATTTTTCTCCACCCACCTCTTCAATGATATCATCTCTGGAACGTACCAAAGGAAACTTATTCCTGGAAACTTACGCAGCTTTGAAATTCAAGCAGAGGTAGAAGCCATAAAGAAGATGGAATCATCCTTGGTCATCAAAGACTATATTGCAAAATCCAGTGTCCTGAATGAAAATTCCGAAATCAATTGGGTGCAGAAATTTACCTCCAAAGAAGCATTTATTCAAG ATATAATGGAGTACTATATTAATAAGATCATGCAAGAACCCTTTCATCAACTTATTGAGGGATTAAAAACCCTCGATTTATTGGATTCTCTGAGGGAAAACCCCGATGTCTGGAAATCCTGTTTTGTTAAGCCAGTGATACCTCTAACAGCTGATCACTTTCGCACTTTCATAGACGTCGAATGGAGCGAAGATCCGACCATTAAAAAAGATCAAGTACCAAATATGAcctttttcttctacttcatTAATGAGCTTGAAC atGCGATAAATGGGTACAGCATCTCTGACCTACTCATGTTTGCTACTGGGTACCAAACGGAACCCGCGGGCGGtctcatcaaaaaaatcaaggTAAAATTTTTGCCCAACGATGGTTCAAGGAGATACCCAGAAGCCACCGCGTGCTCTTTTGAACTCTATTTACCCACTTGGCCGAAGACATTGAACgattttaaggaatatttttatacAGCCTTCAAAGCTAAGGGCTTTACAAAGGAAGCGTTTTAA